The proteins below are encoded in one region of Alkalidesulfovibrio alkalitolerans DSM 16529:
- a CDS encoding PilZ domain-containing protein, with protein MNGEKRTRTRVALMFGAVVSLDGRDVPVRLNNLSLKGLSCNPDPRLVEGKDCVVRIALSGSVTIRVQSRVVRVNPCETAVEFLEMDPESFGHLRNLIRMHAEDPDRIDDEIIGIPAFES; from the coding sequence ATGAACGGTGAAAAACGCACCAGAACGCGCGTGGCGCTCATGTTCGGGGCGGTCGTCAGCCTCGACGGCCGCGACGTGCCCGTCCGCCTGAACAACCTGAGCCTCAAGGGATTGTCGTGCAATCCCGATCCGCGTCTGGTCGAAGGAAAGGACTGCGTGGTGCGCATCGCCCTTTCGGGCAGCGTGACCATCCGCGTCCAGAGCCGCGTGGTGCGCGTGAACCCGTGCGAGACGGCTGTGGAGTTCCTGGAGATGGACCCCGAGAGCTTCGGGCATCTGCGCAACCTCATCCGCATGCACGCCGAGGACCCCGACCGCATCGACGACGAGATCATCGGCATCCCCGCGTTCGAGTCCTGA
- a CDS encoding potassium channel family protein — translation MRKISVGVIGLGKFGLSFAQALMDLRQEVVGLDSVPEHVRNAQDVLTQVYQGDAMDRKVLEQLNFADFGVVMVSVGQSIEASAMISLYLKELGAAQVWVKAVSQDHHKLLDRIGVDRVILPEHFAATQLAHSLVTPGLMACLPFDAGMALREITIDKWAGKTLRDLDMTNVHGAQVVAVRRHGESAYTYVPRADMLFARGDVMVVLGSTEALEKMKA, via the coding sequence ATGCGCAAGATAAGCGTTGGCGTCATCGGGCTTGGCAAGTTCGGCCTGTCCTTCGCCCAGGCGCTCATGGATCTGCGGCAGGAGGTCGTGGGGCTCGATTCGGTTCCCGAGCACGTCCGCAACGCCCAGGACGTTTTGACGCAGGTGTACCAGGGCGACGCCATGGACCGGAAGGTTCTCGAACAGCTCAACTTCGCGGATTTCGGCGTGGTCATGGTCAGCGTGGGGCAGTCCATCGAGGCCAGCGCCATGATCTCGCTCTATCTGAAGGAGCTCGGCGCGGCCCAGGTCTGGGTCAAGGCCGTCAGCCAGGACCATCATAAACTTCTGGACCGCATCGGCGTGGACCGGGTCATCCTGCCCGAGCATTTCGCAGCCACGCAACTCGCCCACAGTCTCGTCACGCCGGGGCTCATGGCCTGCCTACCGTTCGATGCGGGCATGGCCCTGCGCGAGATCACGATCGACAAATGGGCGGGAAAGACCCTGCGCGACCTGGACATGACCAATGTTCACGGCGCGCAGGTCGTGGCTGTAAGGCGACACGGCGAGAGCGCCTACACCTATGTGCCTCGCGCGGATATGCTCTTCGCCAGGGGCGACGTCATGGTCGTGCTCGGAAGCACCGAGGCCCTGGAAAAGATGAAGGCCTGA
- a CDS encoding TrkH family potassium uptake protein, translating to MRLTPLASPYVFPVYFFLATIIAGAMLLTQPMSLNGTELSFIDALFTATSATCVTGLVVVDTGTHFSVFGQAVILTMFQLGGLGVMTYTSLVFYLWRRKVTLTDRLAVGQSLLHDASFSLGRFLVHIVLWVLILETLGALALWLFDPRGFHPWSAVFHAVSAFCNAGFALQSDSLVHWQGHAGVNAVVMLLIVVGGIGFSVIVELEEWVRNVIGKRKRQRLSWYARTVLSVSGLLVFGGAAVFLLAEVAGVQGDFSFSEGVLAALFQSVTCRTAGFNTVDIGGLTTITLLVMIMLMFIGGSPGSCAGGVKTTTFRVLWAFAVAKLAGRQQPVVGRFAVDQETLGRAVTLFLFAVAIIGAATLWLLVSEAGGVPHPQARGLFLEILFEAVSAFGTVGLSMGLTPNLSDSGRIVITVLMFVGRLGPIVFLTVLTRLHERSRYSWPEEGMLIG from the coding sequence ATGCGCCTGACTCCCCTTGCCAGTCCCTACGTATTTCCCGTCTATTTTTTTCTCGCGACCATCATCGCGGGGGCCATGCTGCTTACTCAGCCGATGAGCCTGAACGGCACGGAATTGTCCTTCATCGACGCGCTGTTCACGGCCACCTCGGCCACCTGCGTCACGGGTCTCGTGGTCGTGGATACGGGAACCCATTTCAGCGTCTTCGGCCAGGCCGTGATCCTGACCATGTTCCAGTTGGGCGGCCTGGGCGTGATGACCTACACGAGTCTCGTCTTCTATCTGTGGCGGCGGAAGGTGACGCTCACCGACCGTCTGGCCGTGGGGCAGAGCCTTCTGCACGACGCATCCTTCAGCCTCGGCAGGTTTCTGGTTCACATCGTGCTGTGGGTCCTGATCCTCGAAACGCTCGGCGCTCTGGCCTTGTGGCTTTTCGACCCGAGGGGATTTCATCCGTGGTCGGCCGTTTTCCATGCCGTCTCAGCCTTTTGCAATGCCGGATTCGCGCTGCAAAGCGACAGCCTCGTGCACTGGCAGGGGCACGCCGGAGTCAATGCCGTAGTCATGCTTCTGATTGTCGTCGGCGGCATCGGCTTTTCGGTGATCGTCGAACTTGAGGAATGGGTGCGCAACGTCATCGGCAAGAGAAAGAGACAGCGTCTGTCCTGGTATGCGCGGACGGTGCTCTCCGTCAGCGGTTTGCTCGTTTTCGGCGGTGCTGCGGTCTTTCTTCTGGCCGAAGTCGCGGGAGTGCAGGGTGATTTCTCGTTCTCCGAAGGAGTGCTGGCAGCGCTGTTCCAGAGCGTGACCTGCCGTACGGCCGGGTTCAACACCGTGGACATTGGCGGGCTGACCACGATCACCCTGTTGGTCATGATCATGCTCATGTTCATCGGAGGTTCGCCCGGCAGTTGCGCCGGAGGCGTGAAGACCACGACCTTCCGGGTGCTGTGGGCCTTTGCCGTCGCCAAGCTTGCCGGTCGGCAGCAGCCTGTCGTGGGACGTTTCGCCGTGGATCAGGAGACGCTCGGGCGTGCGGTGACGCTCTTCCTGTTCGCCGTGGCGATCATCGGCGCGGCCACGCTCTGGCTCCTGGTGAGCGAAGCCGGAGGCGTGCCGCATCCCCAGGCGCGGGGACTCTTTCTCGAAATCCTTTTCGAGGCCGTTTCGGCCTTCGGCACGGTCGGCCTCTCCATGGGGCTCACGCCGAACCTGAGCGATTCCGGAAGAATCGTGATCACGGTGCTCATGTTCGTGGGGCGTCTGGGGCCCATCGTGTTTCTCACGGTCTTGACCAGGCTGCACGAACGGTCGAGGTATTCCTGGCCCGAGGAAGGCATGCTCATCGGTTAG
- a CDS encoding alpha/beta hydrolase, with translation MSNAIRPACLLLHGFTGTPFEVAPLARALRERGFAVETPLLPGHGTTLAECDRATWADWSRSAREAFDRLAALGGPVFAAGLSMGGSLCLQLGRERSPAGIACLAAPLRLYRLMPFIAKDPRLPFVGLMRHVRPIWPVPPKTRESLAIAPWEGYEGGTPLNALHSLMHGLADLRRNLGSVRVPLLVAQCPTDTTVNARDAFAIRRETSSAVKRLVWLPIEERVTGHHLVTTHCETRELVAGLVAGFFTELLSDDGHAQS, from the coding sequence ATGTCGAACGCCATTCGTCCCGCCTGCCTGTTGTTGCACGGTTTTACTGGCACCCCCTTCGAGGTGGCCCCCCTTGCCCGCGCGCTGCGCGAGCGGGGATTCGCGGTCGAAACGCCGCTTCTGCCCGGACACGGGACCACACTCGCCGAGTGCGACCGGGCCACCTGGGCCGACTGGAGCCGGTCCGCCCGCGAGGCCTTCGACCGTCTGGCCGCCTTGGGCGGCCCGGTGTTCGCGGCCGGACTCTCCATGGGCGGCAGCCTGTGCCTGCAACTGGGACGCGAGCGGTCCCCGGCGGGCATCGCCTGCCTGGCCGCGCCGCTCAGGCTGTATCGGCTCATGCCCTTCATCGCCAAGGACCCGAGGCTGCCGTTCGTGGGCCTGATGCGGCACGTCCGCCCCATCTGGCCGGTTCCGCCCAAGACCCGCGAATCCCTGGCCATCGCCCCCTGGGAGGGTTACGAAGGCGGCACGCCCCTGAACGCCCTGCATTCGCTCATGCACGGGCTGGCCGACCTGCGGCGCAACCTCGGATCGGTGCGCGTGCCGCTCCTCGTGGCCCAGTGCCCCACCGACACCACGGTCAACGCGCGCGACGCCTTCGCCATCCGCCGCGAGACAAGCTCGGCGGTGAAGCGGCTGGTCTGGCTGCCCATCGAGGAGCGCGTCACCGGACACCATCTGGTGACCACACATTGCGAGACGCGGGAGCTCGTGGCCGGGCTCGTGGCCGGCTTCTTCACGGAACTGCTTTCGGATGACGGCCATGCGCAATCGTGA